The Triticum aestivum cultivar Chinese Spring chromosome 7B, IWGSC CS RefSeq v2.1, whole genome shotgun sequence genome window below encodes:
- the LOC123158088 gene encoding putative F-box protein At2g16220 — translation MEEEEISGKEFLRPDNSLSLAEAEAAAAASRLTDDLIVEILSRLPFRSVCRFKCVSKTWRDLIAHPAHRKKLPQTLAGVLYTNITGAGGYRYHLAGLSAEADGLDLDPSLTFLSHTEYRDFGLVRACNGLLLCSYEPEEGTVRFVVCNPATQRWTELPPRPRPNTCRYYQQFHLAFDPAVPSHFHVFDFERADNLGITGVSIYSSRTGAWSQSDTGLVEDVVMVGQSVLVGGMLHAVGNLLVGADSNNWEDKTVLVAVDMEGKEWKTISVPCGRDYGIVGWSQGCLHYAAISPAPLTVGVDDDEGSLNMAEEVAIWRLEDYDKQQRALKHSFRIDKVLNLNEVDYRLVGFHPDHDTFFFVSKGIWEGEKASLVSWDMRRRQLSCVLHLEKSSVAPYLPYVPLFSSEPLADADGH, via the coding sequence atggaggaggaggagatatcTGGGAAGGAGTTTTTGAGGCCGGACAACTCTCTCTCTCttgcggaggcggaggcggcggccgcggccaGTCGACTCACCGACGACCTCATCGTGGAGATCCTGTCCCGGCTCCCCTTCCGGTCCGTCTGCCGTTTCAAGTGCGTCTCTAAGACCTGGCGTGACCTCATcgcccaccccgcccaccgcaagAAGCTGCCGCAGACCCTCGCCGGCGTCCTCTACACCAACATCACCGGTGCCGGCGGCTATCGCTACCACCTGGCCGGCCTCTCGGCCGAGGCCGACGGTCTTGATCTTGACCCTTCACTCACGTTCCTGTCACATACGGAGTACAGGGACTTCGGGCTGGTGCGCGCCTGCAATGGCCTCCTCCTCTGCTCCTACGAACCGGAGGAGGGAACCGTCCGTTTCGTCGTCTGCAATCCCGCCACCCAGAGGTGGACGGAGCTGCCCCCTCGCCCGCGGCCAAACACATGCCGCTATTACCAGCAGTTCCATCTGGCTTTCGACCCAGCAGTCCCGTCCCATTTCCACGTTTTTGATTTCGAGCGCGCCGACAACTTGGGCATCACAGGAGTGAGCATCTACTCGTCCAGAACCGGAGCCTGGAGCCAGAGTGATACTGGATTGGTTGAGGATGTTGTAATGGTAGGTCAAAGTGTCCTGGTTGGGGGTATGCTGCACGCTGTTGGCAACCTGCTTGTGGGTGCAGACAGCAACAATTGGGAAGACAAGACTGTGCTGGTGGCTGTGGACATGGAGGGCAAGGAATGGAAGACAATCTCCGTGCCATGCGGCCGGGATTATGGTATAGTTGGGTGGTCACAGGGGTGCCTGCACTATGCTGCTATATCTCCAGCTCCTCTCACTGTCGGTGTTGACGACGATGAGGGTTCACTCAACATGGCTGAAGAGGTAGCTATCTGGCGCCTTGAGGATTATGATAAACAGCAACGGGCCCTCAAGCATAGTTTCAGAATCGATAAGGTGCTGAACCTAAATGAGGTGGACTACCGGCTGGTTGGGTTCCATCCCGATCACGACACCTTCTTCTTTGTCAGCAAGGGTATTTGGGAGGGCGAAAAGGCTTCATTGGTGTCGTGGGACATGCGGCGTCGCCAACTCTCTTGTGTTCTCCATCTCGAGAAAAGCAGTGTAGCGCCGTATCTGCCTTATGTTCCTCTCTTCTCATCGGAGCCACTAGCAGATGCAGATGGGCACTAA